Part of the Spirochaetota bacterium genome is shown below.
GGAGCAATAATAATGGCAATTTTTGGTTTAACAATGGCTTATTTAACCAAATCTGATGCTATTTTACTAGATGGAATGTTTAATTTATTATCGGCTTTTTTGTCTGTTGGAAGTTTAATAATTTCTATGTTTGTTACAAAAGGTTATACAAAGCATCACCCTATGGGCTTTTATGCCTATGAATCTTTTATGATTTTTATTAAAGGACTTTTTATTTTAGGATTAGTCGTGATGTCTTTGCATAGTAATATCACCGTATTATTATCGGGAGGTAGAGATCCTAATATCGTAGGAATGATTACTTATGCTATACCTGCGTTGTTGATAAATTTGTTAACCTTAGTAGCTTGTTATCTAACACATAAAAAAGCAAAAACAGAATTATTATATGCAGAGTTTTCTGCCTGGAAATTGAATGCGCTTATTACAGGAGTAATAGTTATAGCATTAGTGATAGTTTTCTTTTTAAAGAATACTTCTTTTGGATGGATAGATCGTTATATTGATCAAGTGTTAGTGATAGTTTTATGTATATTAACGATTACAGATCCTATTAACCTTATCAAAAATTCTTTTAAAGAATTAATGTTAAGAGCTGTAAATAATACATTTACAGAAGATATTAACTTATTAATAAAACAACAATTCAAATCTGATAGTTTTAATTTGGAAGATATATCTGTATCGAAGCTTGGAAGAGGCACATGGATAAGTATAGATCTTAGTGTTTTGGATAAGACTTTATCTTTAGAAGAATACATCAACTTTCAAAATAGTATTAAAAAAATATTCTCTCAAAAATATTCTAATATTGAAGTCTTTTTTAATTTTATATAAACATTATAAAATTAGAAACAGATTTATGCTTGTGAATTATATTATTCATGATATACTAAAATATAAGGAGAATATATTATGAAAATATTAATAATAGTAATATTGTTGTTATCAGGTTGTGGCAAACAAAAAAATGAATTCTTAATATCAGAAAAATTGTGGAATGAAATTTTTCCACAAAGATGGGGAGTTGGTGAAGAATGGAATAAAGTATATCCAATATTAGATATTTACTATCCTGCAATGAAAGTAGATTTTTTTTCTTATAAAAATTTTATAGCAGCATTAACAGAATTAAAATCTATTAAATTAAAAGAAATTGCTTCTAATGGAGTAGTTAAAGTTTTTAGAATAGATATGAAATCTAAAAATCTAGAATGGGAACTATTATACACTTATAGTGGCTTAGGTACTTATGAGAAAGAAATTAATTTTGATCATTTTATTAATAAACCAGGAGCTACTAAAAAGGATCGTTTAAGAGAATTAGCTGCTTTTTTAGGAAATATTTCCCACGAAACAGGTGAAGGGAAAGATACAAGTGCTATGGCTTTATTTTATAGAGAAGAGTTGTTTTTTGAAAGATTTCCAGATTGGGGTATGCCAGGGCATAATTATCAAGATATTACCTTTACTAATTTTCCTCCATCACAAGAACCTTGTTTATATGTAGAAGGTTCTCAAAAATATGGTGAAGTGCGATTTCCTATGAAATCATATCATGGAAGAGGTCCTATTCAATTATCTTGGAATTTTAATTATGGAGCAATGAGTGCAGCTGTTTTTGGAGATAAAATGATTTTGTTAGACAATCCTAATAAATTATTAGAAAATGGGAAATATGCTTTTATGGCTGCTATTTGGTTTTGGATGTTTCCTCAAAATCCAAAACCTTCTGCTCATGAACTGATGTATCAACAAACATTTATACCAACTCATTTATCACAATGGGGTTTTGGGCACACTATTATAATTATTAATGGTAATATTGAAGGAGACGCTGTTGATCAAGGTATAGAAGTGAAAGATCAAACAGTAACTCGTCGCATTATGTTTTATAAAAAATATGCTGATATTTTTGGGATAGATGTTGGTGTTAACGGTGAACAATTAGATACTAAGGGAATGATTGCTTATTAATTTTCAAAAAGATGAAGAAATTATCTAATTATTTAAAGCTCTCTGGATTATTCTAGAGAGCTTTTTCTATTTTAAATTAAGATATTTTTGTGAATATGATAATAAAATTGTGTCTAGATATAATAATTTTTCAAATAATTCCGAAAATTATAAAGGGCGTTTCTAATTATTTTAGAAAGCTTCTTTAATAAAAGAGGTAATTATGATAGAAATGGTAACTTCTGTAAAAACACAAGCTTTGTCTCAAAAAAAACATCAGTCGAAACTTTCGGCTAATAATACATTTCAAGATCAATTAGATAAATCAATTTCTAATCAAAAAAATCTTTCAGAAGAATTACGAGAACAAAAAATATATGATAAAAAAAAAGAATTAGAATCTTTGAAAACAAAAATAAAAGCTTTGAAAGACGAAAAAAATGAAAGTTTGGACGCTAAAGAACATAATAAATTATTAGAAACCCTTGCTCCTTTAGAAGAATTGTTAGATTTTTTACAGAATATGATCGAAAATGTTGATTCTGTAGAAGAATCATCTGTAATTAAATCAAGTACAGAATCTGTGGATTTGTTAACATGGATAGACACTGTAACAAACTTTATAGAAATTTCTGCTGACGAGATTTCTAGTACAGGTGTTTTAAATGATACTAGTTATTTTTCGGCACAAAAATTTTCTTTTTTATTAGAAAATATAGATGATCAGCCTGATCTATTATTACAAAAAAATGATCTAACGACTATGAATACAATGATGAATATTTTTGTTGAATCAAATAATATTATTAATAGCTCTATTCAAGACGAGATACTTATGACAGCAATGCTAAATGAAATGGAAGTGATTGAGCCAAGTAAATTAGACATAAGTCTTTCTGAAGAAAATATTTTAAAAAAAGATCTTACAATGAAATCTTCAGAATTTAATATGAATAAAGATGATTCCTCTGATAGTGATCCCAATAATATAGAGCAAAAATTAGCTATTAAAGATCTAAGAACAAAAAGTGCTAATCCATTAAATGAAGCAGTAGAACAATCTTTTAGTTTAGAAAATATAGATAATGTAGTAATAGCTACAGAAGCCGAATCTACAACTAATACAGAAATACAATCTTCAAAAAATTCTATTAACAATGAACACACGACTATTGCTCAAAAATTATATACTTCTTTGTCATCTTCCGTGTCAAGAGTTCAAGTAGAAGCTTTGATGCAAAATATGGCAGGTAGAATGTCCATCTTATTACAAGATGGTAAAAATGAGCTTAGGATGAAATTGACCCCTCCAGAACTAGGTCAAATGAAATTATCATTTATTACACAAGATAATATTATGGTAGGAAAAATAGTTGTTGAAACCTTAGAGGCGAAAATTTTTTTTGAGCAAAATTTGGATAATCTTAGAGAAAGTTTAGCACAATCTGGGGTGAAACTGGGAAATATAGATATTGATTTGGGATCGCAAAGTGATTTTTCTTCTGATATGAAAGATGAATCAGAGGGTTTTTTGCAAGCAGTTAGAACAAAATCATTAGATAATAATATAGAACAACAAACAGAACGAAAATCAATGGTGCGTGATTTGTTAGTTGATTTCACGGCTTAAATAATAAAGAATCTTACTTAGGGAATTAAGAAAGAGAAAGGAGCAAAATATGATTGGTGCAGTAGCAAGTGGTTTACCAACGACTATTTCAGATATGGATAAGAGAGTCTTGGATCAAAATATAAATACTTTTAACACACAATTAAAAGAAACTCAAAAAATAGTGAGTAAAAACTCTCTTGGAGAAGCAGATTTTCTCACCTTATTGGTAACACAATTAAAAACACAAGATCCAACCAAACCAATGGATGATAAAGCTTTTATTGGTCAAATGGCACAATTCACTTCTTTAAAACAAATGAGTTCTGTAGCTGATAATCTCAAAAATTTCACTAAAGAATTTGATTTTACAAAATCAGTATCCTTAGTGGGTAAAGATGTTGTATGGACTGATGAAATGGGTAATATGAGTGAGGGAAAAGTTGATTCAGTTCTTATGAAAGATGGATTTAGCTATCTTAAAGTAAATAATCAAACAGTATCACTCAAAGAAATTACAGAAGTCAAAAACACAGAATCAGCTCTTATAAAAGCTACAGCAGAAAATTTACCAGAAAAAAATAATGAAACAGTCTCTTTTAAAGAAAATATTGAAAAAGCTACAGTAGAAATTAGTGCAGAAGAAAATTTACTAGAAGATTAGTATTCATATAAATAATAATTTAGAAAAATAAAATATGGTAGAATAACTACCTATGGAGAAATTTAATGTTAAGATCATTGTATTCAGGTGTATCAGGTCTTCAAAATCATCAAACAAGAATGGATGTTATTGGTAATAATATTTCCAATGTGAATACCACAGGTTTTAAAAAGAGTCGTGTAACTTTTCAAGATATTTTATCACAAACAACATCTGGTGCTGCTAAGCCATCAGAAACTCGTGGTGGTGTCAATGCGAAACAAGTTGGTCTTGGTATGAGTGTGGCCGCTATTGAAACACTAATGACTCAAGGTTCTATGCAAACAACAGGTAAAAATACAGATATAGCTATTACAGGTGAAGGATTTTTTGTTGTTCAAGAAGGTGATCAAACATTCCATACAAGAAATGGTAATTTTATGCTTGATAGGGATGGAACTCTTGTAAACTCTAATGGTATGAAAGTTCAAGGTTGGACATCTGAACTTTATCCAACAGGAGAATACATGATTGATACAGCAGCCCCTGTGGGAGATTTGAAAATAGAACCGGGTCAAAAAGTAGAAGCTAAAGAAACTGCTGGTGTGAAATTTAGATCAAATTTAGATGCTAATTCTGCTATATTACCAGAAACAGCATCTGCTGCTGAAAATATGTTAGCAACGCATGGTACTTCTATTGATATCTTTGATCCTTACGGAAATAATATCAGATTATCTTCTAATTTTAAAAAAAATGAGTTGAATTCATGGCAAATGTCTTTAGCTATGACTAATGAAGATGGTACAGTATTAGAAAATGTTCAAGTTAGTATTAATGGTGCGAAATTAGATACAAATAATGTTTTAGATCTTTCTTTTAATACTAATGGAACATTAGCTGGAGCTACAGAAGCTGCTGGAGCTGCTGGGGATACTCTACAAGAAGGGCAATTAGTAGCAACTGTTACTTACGATCATCCTGATGGAACACAACAAAGTTTCAACTTAGAGCTTGGAGAGGTAGGAAGTGTTAAAAATTCTATTACTCAATTTGCATCACGCTTTACAACAGAAGCTTATTTCCAAGATGGAAATACTATGGGTTATATGGAAAGTTTCAATATCGATGATACAGGTGTTATTACCGGAGTAATGGATAATGGTGTTCGTCGTCCTTTAGGTCAATTAGCTATGTCATCATTTACTAATGCTGCAGGTCTTGAAAAAGTTGGTAACTCCTTATATATGAGTTCTAATAACTCTGGAGATGCTATGATAGGTGAATCTGGATTGATGGGAAGAGGTTCTTTATTTGTTGGAGCTTTAGAAATGTCTAATGTGGATCTTGCTGAATCATTTACAGATATGATAGTAACAGAAAGAGGCTTTCAATCTAATTCAAGAGTTATTACAACAAGTGATAACATGCTTCAAGAAATATTATCTCTCAAGCGTTAATAAATTTTATAGTACAATAACAAGTGTTATTTTGTAATAATAGGAATATATATGATAGAGTTAACACGATTAAATGATACAAAAATAAGTATAAATCCTTATCAAGTAGAAATGATGGAGAATAACCCAGATACTGTTATTATAATGAACTCTGGAAAAAAATATCTAGTAAAAGAAAAACCAATCGACATAGAAAAGAAGTTTTCAAATTTTTTAGCTGGAAGTATTTATAAGGCTATTGTTCACTCTAAAGGGATAGTCGATAAAAAAATATCTCTATATGGTACGGAAGAGAAAGGGGAGTAAACTATGGAAAAAGGATCAATAATAGGCATTTCATTATGTGCTATCTTAATGTTTGGTGGAATGTTTATTTCTGCTGGATCTTTAAGCCCATATTGGGATTTGACTTCAATTTTTATTACTATTGGAGGGTCAATTGGAGCAACTTTACTTGCTAATCCATGGGGAACTTCTATAAAAATGGGTGCATTATTTCAATTAGCAATGAAAAATCCTGAAAATGAAGTAAGATCATTGATTGATACATTATTAACTTTTGGTGAAAAAGCTCGTAAAGAAGGAGTTTTGTCATTAGAAGATGATGTTTCTGAAATTCCAGATCCATTTTTACAAAAAGCAATTCGACTTGTTGTTGATGGAACAGATCCAGAAGTTGTAAAAAGAATTATGTATAATGAATTAGACAAATTAGATACGCGTCATCAAAGCTATTCACAATTATTTGCAGATTGGGGAGCTTATGGTCCAGCTTTTGGAATGATTGGAACATTGGTAGGACTTATTGCTTTACTTGGAAATCTTTCTGATACAGCCGCGTTAGGTTCAGGTATGGCGGTAGCTTTAATTACAACAATGTATGGATCTATTCTTGCCAATTGGATTTGTATACCTATAGCATCAAAATTAAATGTTAATAATAGTGGTGAGGTGCTCATGAAAGAAATTATTCTTGAAGGGGTACTTTCTATACAAGCTGGTGATAATCCGGCTATTCTTCGTGAAAGATTGAATTCATTCTTAGGTGCTAACGAAAGACGCGGAGATAGTGTAGAAGAATAAGCAAAATATTAAAGAGGCATAATTATGGCTGAAGGTGAAAAAAAATGTCCCAAGTGTACAATTGGTGCTCCTGCTTGGATGGCAACTTATGGAGATATGGTTACCTTACTTCTTACATTTTTTATTGCTCTTATGGGAACACAAGTGCCGGAAGGTCAACAAGTTCAACTTATTTTATCAGCCTTTGATGGAAGTTTAGGGAATCTTGATGGAGGAAATACTCTTTCTCAAGGAGTTCTCGCAGATATGGGTGCTAGTGTCGAGAGTTTACCTTCTTCTACACAAGGAAAAGGACTTGCTCGCCA
Proteins encoded:
- a CDS encoding cation transporter, which codes for MNMERIGISVSILGAIIMAIFGLTMAYLTKSDAILLDGMFNLLSAFLSVGSLIISMFVTKGYTKHHPMGFYAYESFMIFIKGLFILGLVVMSLHSNITVLLSGGRDPNIVGMITYAIPALLINLLTLVACYLTHKKAKTELLYAEFSAWKLNALITGVIVIALVIVFFLKNTSFGWIDRYIDQVLVIVLCILTITDPINLIKNSFKELMLRAVNNTFTEDINLLIKQQFKSDSFNLEDISVSKLGRGTWISIDLSVLDKTLSLEEYINFQNSIKKIFSQKYSNIEVFFNFI
- a CDS encoding flagellar hook-length control protein FliK — translated: MIEMVTSVKTQALSQKKHQSKLSANNTFQDQLDKSISNQKNLSEELREQKIYDKKKELESLKTKIKALKDEKNESLDAKEHNKLLETLAPLEELLDFLQNMIENVDSVEESSVIKSSTESVDLLTWIDTVTNFIEISADEISSTGVLNDTSYFSAQKFSFLLENIDDQPDLLLQKNDLTTMNTMMNIFVESNNIINSSIQDEILMTAMLNEMEVIEPSKLDISLSEENILKKDLTMKSSEFNMNKDDSSDSDPNNIEQKLAIKDLRTKSANPLNEAVEQSFSLENIDNVVIATEAESTTNTEIQSSKNSINNEHTTIAQKLYTSLSSSVSRVQVEALMQNMAGRMSILLQDGKNELRMKLTPPELGQMKLSFITQDNIMVGKIVVETLEAKIFFEQNLDNLRESLAQSGVKLGNIDIDLGSQSDFSSDMKDESEGFLQAVRTKSLDNNIEQQTERKSMVRDLLVDFTA
- the flgE gene encoding flagellar hook protein FlgE, producing MLRSLYSGVSGLQNHQTRMDVIGNNISNVNTTGFKKSRVTFQDILSQTTSGAAKPSETRGGVNAKQVGLGMSVAAIETLMTQGSMQTTGKNTDIAITGEGFFVVQEGDQTFHTRNGNFMLDRDGTLVNSNGMKVQGWTSELYPTGEYMIDTAAPVGDLKIEPGQKVEAKETAGVKFRSNLDANSAILPETASAAENMLATHGTSIDIFDPYGNNIRLSSNFKKNELNSWQMSLAMTNEDGTVLENVQVSINGAKLDTNNVLDLSFNTNGTLAGATEAAGAAGDTLQEGQLVATVTYDHPDGTQQSFNLELGEVGSVKNSITQFASRFTTEAYFQDGNTMGYMESFNIDDTGVITGVMDNGVRRPLGQLAMSSFTNAAGLEKVGNSLYMSSNNSGDAMIGESGLMGRGSLFVGALEMSNVDLAESFTDMIVTERGFQSNSRVITTSDNMLQEILSLKR
- a CDS encoding flagellar FlbD family protein, which codes for MIELTRLNDTKISINPYQVEMMENNPDTVIIMNSGKKYLVKEKPIDIEKKFSNFLAGSIYKAIVHSKGIVDKKISLYGTEEKGE
- a CDS encoding motility protein A, producing the protein MFGGMFISAGSLSPYWDLTSIFITIGGSIGATLLANPWGTSIKMGALFQLAMKNPENEVRSLIDTLLTFGEKARKEGVLSLEDDVSEIPDPFLQKAIRLVVDGTDPEVVKRIMYNELDKLDTRHQSYSQLFADWGAYGPAFGMIGTLVGLIALLGNLSDTAALGSGMAVALITTMYGSILANWICIPIASKLNVNNSGEVLMKEIILEGVLSIQAGDNPAILRERLNSFLGANERRGDSVEE